A window of the Phragmites australis chromosome 20, lpPhrAust1.1, whole genome shotgun sequence genome harbors these coding sequences:
- the LOC133902314 gene encoding GTP-binding protein BRASSINAZOLE INSENSITIVE PALE GREEN 2, chloroplastic-like, giving the protein MLSRARRLQPTIRRLLLPTSPAPSRPPPLLPHHPASAHTPKPFPILFRRHLCSPAPPTPPPSPPPAVVSSDLPSVGTNGVCPGCGIAMQSSDPALPGFFSLPSPKSPDYRARLAPVTADDTRISASLKSGHLREGLEASRGDESPAAAAESLEAKGEGKVVVCARCHSLRHYGHVKRPDAERLLPDFDFVAAVGPRLASPSGARSLVLLLADASDFDGSFPRAVARLVAAAGEAHRADYKRGAPANLPRALLVVTKLDLLPTPSLSPDNVHAWAHARARAGAGADLRLAGVHLVSAARGWGVRDLLDHVRELAGARGNVWAVGARNVGKSTLLNAIARCSGVAGGPTLTEAPVPGTTLDVIKVDGVLGAQAKLFDTPGLLHGHQLTSRLTREELKLVQVSKEMRPRTYRIKTGQSIHIGGLVRLDIEELTIGSIYVTVWASALVPLHMGKTENAATMIKEHFGLQLQPPIGQERVNELGKWVRKQFKVSGNSWDINSMDIAIAGLGWFGVGLKGEAVLGLWTYDGVDVVSRSSLVHVRASIFEEAGFTVSTIVSQADSMTNKLKSTKRTNKNKESRASSSPSTVPEP; this is encoded by the exons ATGCTATCCCGCGCGCGGCGCCTCCAACCCAccatccgccgcctcctcctgccAACCAGCCCTGCACCCTCCCGTCCTCCTCCGCTCCTACCTCATCACCCCGCCTCCGCGCATACGCCTAAACCCTTCCCAATACTCTTCCGCCGACACCTCTGCTCCCCAGCACCCCCAACGCCACCGCCATCGCCACCACCGGCGGTGGTCTCCTCTGACCTCCCATCCGTCGGTACCAATGGTGTCTGCCCCGGCTGCGGCATCGCCATGCAATCCTCCGATCCCGCCTTGCCGGGGTTCTTCTCGCTTCCCTCCCCGAAATCCCCGGACTACCGCGCGCGCCTCGCGCCCGTCACTGCCGACGACACCCGCATCTCCGCCTCCCTCAAGTCTGGCCACCTCCGGGAGGGACTAGAGGCCTCGCGGGGGGACGAGTCacccgcggcggcggctgagTCGCTGGAGGCCAAGGGAGAGggcaaggttgtggtgtgcgcGCGGTGCCACTCGCTGCGGCACTACGGCCACGTCAAGCGCCCCGACGCCGAGCGTCTCCTCCCAGACTTCGACTtcgtcgccgccgtcggccCGCGCCTCGCGTCGCCGTCGGGGGCCAGGTCGCTCGTCCTGCTCCTCGCGGACGCCTCGGACTTCGACGGCTCCTTCCCGCGCGCTGTCGCGCGCCTGGTCGCTGCCGCCGGCGAGGCCCACCGCGCGGACTATAAGCGTGGGGCGCCGGCCAACCTCCCGCGCGCGCTGCTCGTGGTCACCAAGCTCGACCTGCTCCCCACGCCGTCGCTGTCCCCCGACAACGTGCACGCGTGGGCGcacgcccgcgcccgcgccggcgcGGGCGCCGACCTGCGCCTCGCTGGGGTTCACCTCGTTAGCGCCGCGCGGGGGTGGGGCGTCCGTGACCTGCTCGACCACGTGCGCGAGCTCGCTGGGGCGCGCGGCAATGTATGGGCCGTGGGCGCGAGGAACGTTGGGAAGTCGACCCTGCTCAATGCCATCGCCCGTTGCTCAGGCGTAGCCGGCGGACCCACCTTGACGGAGGCGCCAGTTCCAGGAACAACCCTTGATGTGATTAAGGTGGACGGCGTTCTTGGAGCTCAAGCGAAGCTGTTTGACACGCCAGGTCTGCTTCATGGGCACCAGCTGACGTCCAGACTAACGCGTGAGGAGCTGAAGCTTGTTCAAGTGAGCAAGGAGATGCGGCCCAGGACCTACAGAATAAAG ACAGGGCAGTCTATACATATCGGAGGACTTGTGCGCCTGGACATTGAAGAGTTGACTATAGGATCAATCTATGTTACAGTATGGGCATCAGCACTTGTCCCACTTCACATGGGGAAGACGGAAAATGCAGCCACAATGATAAAAGAGCACTTTGGCTTACAACTACAG CCTCCCATAGGCCAGGAGCGGGTAAATGAGCTCGGAAAATGGGTGAGGAAACAGTTCAAAGTTTCTGGAAATAGTTGGGATATAAACTCTATGGATATAGCCATCGCCGGTCTTGGCTGGTTTGGAGTTGGGCTGAAAGGAGAGGCAGTATTGGGGCTATGGACATACGATGGTGTTGATGTTGTCTCCAGGAGCTCCCTCGTCCATGTGAGGGCATCAATTTTTGAGGAAGCCGGTTTCACGGTTTCCACGATTGTCTCTCAGGCAGATAGCATGACAAATAAGCTGAAGAGCACCAAGAGGACAAACAAGAACAAGGAGAGCAGAGCAAGTTCTTCTCCCTCCACAGTGCCAGAACCGTGA
- the LOC133901992 gene encoding uncharacterized protein LOC133901992, with protein sequence MMAEWWWFLIINAVVAAIAVLSSLQRPPLSSPRRGGVTRRASSVVLQRLRSFPIFSFPSACFPFLQPDAAASQETEEPAMASPTKPSPRALALAPPPAPAAENEDEDDEDPNAMSMEEVYALVLAGWRRPEREREEEARRSEVDGQEEEFIRGFREDQRQQRLNSIFNYTQMLKQRALAAAGRRQPDARPDQL encoded by the coding sequence ATGATGGCGGAGTGGTGGTGGTTCCTCATCATTAACGCGGTCGTCGCCGCCATCGCCGTGCTGTCCTCCCTGCAGCGGCCACCTCTGTCGTCGCCCCGCCGCGGCGGGGTCACGCGCAGGGCCTCGTCGGTGGTGCTGCAGCGTCTCCGCTCCTTCCCCATCTTCTCCTTCCCGTCCGCCTGCTTCCCGTTCCTTCAgcccgacgccgccgcctcccaaGAAACAGAGGAGCCAGCGATGGCATCACCCACCAAGCCGTCCCCGCGCGCGCTCGCTCTCGCGCCACCGCCCGCGCCGGCGGCAGAGAACGAAGACGAGGACGATGAGGACCCGAACGCAATGAGCATGGAGGAGGTCTACGCGCTAGTGCTGGCGGGGTGGCGGCGGCCTGagcgggagagggaggaggaggcgaggaggtCGGAGGTGGACGGCCAGGAGGAGGAGTTCATCCGGGGGTTCAGGGAGGACCAGCGGCAGCAGCGGCTCAACTCCATCTTCAACTACACCCAGATGCTCAAGCAGCGCGCGCTCGCCGCTGCCGGCCGACGGCAGCCGGATGCCCGGCCAGATCAGCTTTGA